In Candidatus Paceibacterota bacterium, a single genomic region encodes these proteins:
- a CDS encoding glutamate cyclase domain-containing protein, with protein sequence MLSSDLQGSKVMDSHAQALDQWSELGRVLDNLVAIDLVARGICHQLYDAAVQLSGSPLTTGTALALQERVLPGKVVFICTGWPSRSWLMKGLTETDGPVGAAYLARAIEQCFGAIPVLVVEESLISFAETALRAAGLIVADIETALRSKQGPHKASVAAVLAFTTELSRSQDDARALLEHYSPAAVIAIEIPGANVNGEYHNVTARLVPTELVVKADEIVSAAREAGILTIGIGDGGNELGMGVVRHAVEQYLPQGLVIAPVTLVDHLVVGSISNWAAVGLSAAIAAITDNADLLRTVDLLRITEKVSDAGAIDGLSAYVDPKNDGTSAATSAAFVELVTTSVEMHLKGWKKG encoded by the coding sequence ATGCTTAGTTCTGATTTGCAAGGCTCGAAAGTAATGGATTCCCATGCGCAAGCATTGGATCAATGGAGTGAGTTAGGTAGGGTTCTAGACAATCTTGTTGCCATCGATCTCGTCGCGCGTGGTATTTGTCATCAACTCTATGACGCCGCTGTGCAACTTTCAGGTTCGCCACTGACTACGGGTACAGCGCTCGCCCTCCAAGAGCGAGTCCTGCCGGGTAAAGTTGTTTTTATCTGCACAGGTTGGCCGTCGAGATCATGGCTGATGAAAGGGCTCACCGAAACCGATGGACCCGTGGGTGCTGCATATCTGGCACGGGCTATCGAACAGTGTTTCGGTGCCATCCCCGTGCTTGTTGTCGAGGAGTCTCTCATTAGTTTTGCAGAGACTGCGTTGAGGGCGGCTGGTCTCATTGTTGCCGACATCGAAACGGCGTTGCGTTCGAAACAAGGCCCACACAAAGCTTCAGTTGCCGCTGTGCTTGCATTTACAACAGAGTTGAGTCGTTCGCAAGATGATGCCCGGGCTTTGCTAGAGCACTATTCGCCCGCGGCCGTTATTGCTATTGAGATACCCGGCGCAAATGTCAATGGGGAGTATCACAACGTCACTGCCAGGTTGGTCCCGACCGAACTTGTCGTGAAGGCAGATGAAATAGTCAGCGCGGCTCGCGAGGCAGGAATCTTGACTATCGGTATCGGTGATGGTGGCAATGAATTGGGAATGGGTGTAGTTCGCCACGCGGTTGAGCAATATCTTCCGCAGGGTTTGGTTATAGCGCCAGTCACACTCGTTGATCATCTTGTTGTTGGCTCTATTTCAAATTGGGCAGCGGTCGGATTGAGTGCCGCTATTGCAGCCATCACGGATAACGCCGATCTTCTACGCACGGTTGACCTATTGCGGATTACAGAAAAGGTCTCTGATGCGGGTGCCATCGATGGTTTATCTGCGTACGTCGATCCAAAAAATGATGGCACGTCAGCAGCCACTAGCGCAGCATTTGTCGAACTTGTGACAACCTCGGTCGAGATGCATCTGAAAGGATGGAAAAAGGGGTGA
- a CDS encoding ABC transporter permease translates to MNNLPGRLMRNIHLRASLGIGIGIVLFFMLVSIFASLISPYDPTTQNLLATLQTPSLTHLFGTDALGRDILSRVIHGTSFELIVVLPAVTTGILLALPAGLLAGYRGGWIDRVVSWISDSVLTFPAMVLAIVLVAVLGSGFFTLILAIVATQAPQMVRYIRGFTVQVRSADYVMAARASGSKASSILIRHVLPNILGPIMVILSLFASEALLIIAALGFLGIGAQPPAPEWGTMLSEGRIDFLAAPHVMLFPGIAIALLILGFNLLGDGLRDFLDKRS, encoded by the coding sequence ATGAATAATTTGCCAGGAAGATTGATGAGAAACATTCACCTAAGAGCAAGCCTTGGAATTGGAATTGGAATTGTTCTATTTTTTATGTTGGTATCAATTTTTGCTTCGCTAATTTCGCCCTATGACCCAACGACACAAAATTTGCTCGCCACTTTACAAACACCCTCGTTAACTCATCTCTTTGGAACTGATGCGCTTGGTCGCGACATACTGTCGCGAGTAATTCATGGAACGAGTTTTGAATTGATCGTGGTCCTACCTGCGGTTACAACCGGAATTCTTCTCGCACTACCGGCAGGATTGCTAGCAGGTTACCGTGGCGGTTGGATTGATCGGGTTGTCTCTTGGATATCTGATTCGGTGCTCACATTTCCGGCAATGGTTTTGGCGATTGTTCTCGTAGCCGTTCTTGGCTCTGGTTTTTTCACTTTGATCCTGGCGATCGTCGCGACTCAGGCACCTCAGATGGTTCGCTACATTCGTGGATTTACTGTGCAGGTTAGGTCAGCTGATTATGTTATGGCGGCACGAGCAAGCGGTAGTAAAGCGAGCTCAATCCTTATTCGCCATGTGCTTCCGAACATCCTTGGTCCGATCATGGTGATTTTGAGTCTCTTCGCTAGTGAGGCTCTTCTCATTATTGCCGCATTGGGCTTCCTGGGAATCGGCGCACAACCGCCGGCACCTGAGTGGGGCACAATGTTAAGCGAGGGGCGAATAGATTTTCTGGCCGCACCTCACGTGATGCTTTTCCCGGGGATAGCGATCGCCCTGCTCATTTTGGGATTCAATCTTCTTGGAGATGGCCTCCGAGATTTCTTAGATAAGAGAAGTTAA